From the genome of Dickeya aquatica, one region includes:
- the aat gene encoding leucyl/phenylalanyl-tRNA--protein transferase, with amino-acid sequence MLLPELSPFSLAFPNPQTALRDPNGLLAFGGDLSPERLLIAYSQGIFPWFSPPDPILWWSPDPRAVLFPGEFHLSRSMKKCIRRAPYQVTLNHAFSAVIAACASERDEGTWISDEMVQAYLQLHQTGHAHSVEVWRGQQLVGGLYGIAQGGLFCGESMFSRADNASKFALAAFLSHFTDCGGQLIDCQVLNPHTASLGARELPRRAFLTRLPSLQQIRLKAGCWQPQTLTFPPDYLSDNSDK; translated from the coding sequence ATGCTATTGCCGGAGCTGTCGCCGTTCTCACTTGCGTTTCCTAACCCGCAAACAGCCTTGCGCGACCCGAATGGTCTGCTGGCTTTTGGTGGTGATTTGTCCCCTGAGCGCCTGTTAATCGCGTATAGCCAGGGGATATTTCCATGGTTTTCGCCCCCTGACCCGATTCTGTGGTGGAGCCCTGATCCGCGTGCCGTTCTCTTTCCTGGCGAATTTCATCTCAGTCGCAGCATGAAGAAATGCATTCGGCGTGCGCCCTATCAGGTTACGCTCAATCACGCTTTCTCAGCGGTTATTGCAGCCTGCGCCAGTGAACGTGACGAAGGAACGTGGATCAGCGATGAAATGGTGCAGGCTTACCTACAGCTACATCAGACCGGCCACGCCCATTCCGTCGAAGTCTGGCGCGGGCAACAGCTCGTCGGTGGATTGTACGGTATTGCCCAGGGCGGGCTGTTTTGTGGTGAGTCCATGTTCAGTCGTGCAGATAACGCCTCAAAATTCGCGCTGGCGGCGTTCTTATCGCATTTTACCGACTGCGGCGGCCAGTTGATTGACTGTCAGGTACTCAACCCCCATACTGCGTCTCTGGGAGCGCGCGAGCTACCCCGGCGCGCCTTTCTCACCCGGCTGCCATCACTACAGCAAATCCGCCTGAAAGCAGGCTGCTGGCAGCCACAAACACTGACTTTTCCCCCGGATTATCTGTCAGACAATAGCGATAAATGA
- the lrp gene encoding leucine-responsive transcriptional regulator Lrp, producing the protein MVDTKKRPGKDLDRIDRNILNELQKDGRISNVELSKRVGLSPTPCLERVRRLERQGFINGYTALLNPHYLDASLLVFVEITLNRGAPDVFEQFNAAVQKLEEIQECHLVSGDFDYLLKTRVPDMSAYRKLLGETLLRLPGVNDTRTYVVMEEVKQSNRLVIKTR; encoded by the coding sequence ATGGTAGACACAAAGAAACGACCGGGAAAAGATCTGGACAGAATCGATCGTAATATTCTGAATGAATTACAAAAAGATGGGCGTATTTCCAACGTAGAATTGTCAAAGCGGGTTGGCCTGTCGCCAACGCCTTGTTTAGAGCGCGTTCGTCGCCTGGAGCGTCAAGGGTTTATTAACGGTTATACTGCGTTGCTGAACCCGCATTATCTGGATGCATCACTGTTGGTATTTGTTGAAATTACCCTCAACCGTGGCGCACCCGATGTATTCGAGCAGTTCAATGCCGCAGTGCAGAAACTAGAAGAGATTCAGGAGTGTCATCTGGTATCCGGGGATTTCGATTATCTGCTTAAAACCCGTGTACCGGATATGTCAGCGTACCGTAAGTTGCTGGGTGAGACGCTATTGCGTCTGCCGGGAGTGAACGATACCCGTACCTATGTGGTGATGGAAGAAGTGAAGCAGAGCAACCGGCTGGTAATTAAGACCCGCTGA
- the cydC gene encoding heme ABC transporter ATP-binding protein/permease CydC, with translation MQELKPFLALYRRHSMQLGLGVILAIMTLLASIGLLTLSGWFLAASAVAGLAGLTTFNYILPAAGVRGAAILRTASRYFERLVSHDATFRVLLHLRVFTFRRILPLTPGGLVRFRQAELLNRLVADVDTLDHLYLRVISPLVSALAVILVMAYGLSLLDLALALTLAAIMLVLLLLLPPLFYRAGWPIGTDLTALRADYRVQLTTWLQGQAELTIFGALAAFRQQLETLEQRWLMRQRQQAALSALSQALFIAAGGLTATLLMWLAAGGVGGASQPGPLIALFVFASLAAFEALGPVAGAFQHIGQVAASAARVRQLLQLHPAVTFAEHGPASPQQLQLTLDKVSFHYPDQPQATLHEVSMTLAAGEHVALLGRTGCGKSTLLQLLTRAWDCSDGDIRLNDLPLKAWPEASLRQSMCVVPQRVHIFSSTLRDNLRLAAPDAHDEQLIHVLNQVGLEKLLNDEQGLNAWLGEGGRQLSGGEQRRIGIARALLHPAPLVLLDEPTEGLDADTEQRILTLLRDQCKDKTLLMITHRLSGLETMDRVFVLDDGQLAEHGTHHALMARQGRYWQFHQHL, from the coding sequence ATGCAGGAGTTGAAACCCTTTCTGGCACTCTATCGTCGCCACAGTATGCAATTGGGGCTCGGGGTGATACTGGCTATCATGACGCTGCTTGCCAGCATTGGCCTGCTGACACTCTCCGGCTGGTTTTTAGCCGCTTCTGCGGTTGCGGGCCTTGCCGGGTTAACCACCTTCAATTACATCCTGCCTGCCGCCGGTGTCCGGGGGGCGGCGATTTTGCGCACCGCAAGCCGCTACTTTGAGCGGCTTGTCAGCCATGATGCCACGTTTCGTGTTCTGCTCCATCTGCGTGTTTTTACCTTTCGCCGCATCCTGCCTCTCACGCCGGGCGGGCTGGTTCGTTTTCGACAAGCGGAATTGTTAAACCGGCTGGTGGCCGATGTCGATACGCTGGATCACCTCTATCTGCGGGTCATATCACCACTGGTCAGTGCGTTGGCCGTGATCCTGGTCATGGCTTATGGCCTGAGTCTGCTGGATCTTGCGCTGGCACTCACGCTTGCCGCCATCATGCTGGTGCTGCTACTGCTTTTACCACCGCTGTTTTATCGCGCTGGCTGGCCTATCGGCACCGATTTGACGGCATTACGTGCCGATTATCGGGTACAGTTGACCACCTGGTTACAAGGGCAGGCGGAATTGACAATTTTCGGCGCACTGGCTGCCTTTCGCCAGCAACTGGAAACACTGGAACAGCGCTGGCTGATGCGCCAGCGCCAGCAGGCGGCGCTAAGTGCACTCTCTCAGGCCTTGTTCATCGCCGCTGGTGGTCTGACTGCCACCTTGCTGATGTGGCTGGCAGCAGGAGGTGTTGGTGGTGCGTCACAACCGGGGCCGCTCATCGCACTGTTTGTGTTTGCATCACTGGCCGCATTTGAGGCACTGGGCCCGGTCGCAGGTGCATTTCAGCACATTGGTCAGGTTGCCGCGAGCGCAGCCCGTGTACGCCAGTTACTGCAACTGCATCCAGCGGTCACTTTTGCAGAACATGGCCCGGCCAGCCCTCAGCAACTTCAGTTGACGCTCGATAAAGTGAGTTTTCATTACCCTGACCAGCCTCAGGCAACGCTGCACGAGGTGTCAATGACGCTGGCAGCAGGAGAACATGTCGCCCTGTTAGGCCGCACCGGATGCGGTAAATCGACGTTACTGCAATTGTTGACCCGCGCCTGGGACTGTAGCGATGGAGACATTCGCCTCAATGATCTCCCGCTGAAAGCCTGGCCAGAGGCCAGCTTGCGCCAAAGTATGTGTGTGGTGCCACAACGTGTGCATATCTTTAGCAGTACGTTACGCGATAACCTGCGTCTGGCTGCGCCAGACGCTCACGATGAACAATTAATACATGTGCTCAATCAGGTTGGGCTTGAAAAGTTGCTCAATGATGAACAGGGGCTGAATGCCTGGCTCGGAGAAGGTGGCCGGCAGTTGTCCGGTGGCGAGCAGCGCCGTATCGGTATTGCCCGGGCCTTGTTGCATCCTGCCCCGCTGGTATTGCTTGACGAGCCCACCGAAGGGCTGGATGCCGACACCGAACAACGCATTCTGACGTTGTTGCGCGACCAGTGTAAGGATAAAACGCTACTGATGATAACGCATCGTCTGAGTGGGCTGGAAACCATGGATCGCGTGTTTGTGCTGGATGATGGTCAGTTGGCAGAACACGGGACACATCATGCGTTAATGGCACGTCAGGGTCGCTACTGGCAATTTCATCAACACCTGTAA
- the cydD gene encoding heme ABC transporter permease/ATP-binding protein CydD has protein sequence MKETRQRELTRWLKQQSRLAHRWLRLSLILGLVSGLLIVAQAWLMASLLHELIIIHTPRQALTGTFGLLAGAFVLRAWLSWVREKVGFRCGQAVRQHIRQQVLDQLQQLGPAWIQGKPAGSWATLILEQVDDMQDYYARYLPQMYLAAIIPLLILGTVFPVNWAAGLILLLTAPLIPLFMALVGMGAADANRRNFQALARLSGHFLDRLRGLETLRLFHRSQAEINHIQQASEQFRSRTMEVLRMAFLSSGVLEFFASVSIAVVAVYFGFSYLGELHFGSYGTSVTLFAGFLVLILAPEFFQPLRDLGTYYHAKAQAVGAADALQHFMTHAGENTGTGTDTFHSDTAITLVACDLTILSPGGSILAGPLNFRLNAGQRVALVGPSGAGKSSLLNLLLGFLPYTGSLTVNGTELRTLSTASWRRYLSWVGQHPHLPATTLRENIQLGRPHTTEAELQTALERAYVHEFLPSLPAGLETPLGDGAARLSVGQAQRVAVARALLHPCQLMLLDEPSASLDAHSERRVMEALRNAALHQTTLLVTHQLTEIRDYDVIWVMVDGQLVQQGDYASLSQSAGPFAHLLAQRQGVL, from the coding sequence ATGAAAGAGACACGACAACGAGAACTGACCCGCTGGCTGAAGCAGCAAAGCCGACTGGCCCATCGCTGGCTGCGTTTATCACTGATACTGGGGCTGGTGAGTGGCTTACTCATCGTCGCTCAAGCCTGGCTGATGGCCTCCTTACTGCATGAGCTGATTATCATCCACACCCCGCGTCAGGCGCTGACAGGCACCTTCGGCCTGCTGGCGGGGGCATTTGTTCTGCGCGCGTGGCTGAGCTGGGTACGCGAGAAAGTGGGGTTCCGCTGTGGACAAGCCGTGCGCCAGCATATTCGCCAGCAAGTGCTCGATCAGCTGCAACAATTAGGCCCGGCGTGGATTCAGGGCAAGCCAGCGGGCAGTTGGGCAACGCTGATACTCGAACAGGTTGACGACATGCAGGACTACTACGCCCGCTACCTGCCACAAATGTATCTGGCCGCAATAATTCCGTTGCTCATTTTAGGTACGGTCTTTCCGGTCAACTGGGCGGCGGGCTTGATTTTGCTGCTTACCGCGCCCCTTATCCCGCTGTTTATGGCGCTGGTTGGCATGGGAGCCGCTGATGCCAATCGTCGTAACTTTCAGGCGCTGGCCCGCCTGAGTGGCCATTTCCTTGACCGTTTACGGGGGCTTGAAACTCTGCGCCTGTTTCACCGCTCACAGGCCGAAATAAACCACATTCAGCAGGCATCAGAACAGTTTCGCAGCCGGACGATGGAGGTGCTGCGCATGGCCTTTCTCTCTTCCGGTGTACTGGAGTTTTTCGCCTCCGTCTCTATCGCGGTTGTGGCTGTTTATTTTGGTTTCTCTTATCTGGGCGAACTGCATTTCGGCAGCTACGGCACAAGCGTTACGCTGTTTGCCGGTTTCCTGGTACTGATTCTGGCACCGGAGTTCTTTCAACCACTGCGCGATCTGGGCACGTATTACCATGCGAAGGCCCAGGCTGTCGGTGCGGCGGATGCCTTACAGCACTTTATGACTCATGCGGGTGAGAATACCGGTACCGGAACTGACACCTTTCATAGCGACACGGCCATCACACTGGTCGCCTGCGATTTAACCATCTTATCTCCCGGCGGAAGTATTCTGGCCGGGCCACTCAACTTCCGGTTGAATGCCGGGCAACGCGTTGCGTTGGTTGGCCCCAGTGGCGCGGGTAAAAGCTCCCTATTAAACCTGCTGTTGGGTTTTTTACCCTACACCGGGTCACTGACCGTCAACGGCACGGAACTTCGCACCCTTTCCACTGCCAGTTGGCGGCGTTACCTGAGCTGGGTCGGGCAACATCCCCATCTGCCGGCCACCACCCTTAGAGAAAACATTCAACTGGGTCGGCCGCACACCACCGAGGCGGAACTGCAAACCGCGCTGGAGCGCGCCTATGTGCATGAATTTTTACCCTCGCTGCCCGCCGGGCTTGAGACACCACTCGGTGACGGCGCAGCGCGGTTGTCCGTTGGTCAGGCCCAACGGGTCGCGGTTGCCCGTGCGCTGTTGCACCCTTGTCAGTTAATGTTGCTGGATGAACCCTCCGCCAGTCTTGATGCCCACAGCGAACGGCGGGTAATGGAAGCATTACGCAACGCCGCATTGCATCAAACGACGCTGCTGGTAACGCATCAGCTAACGGAAATCCGTGATTATGATGTTATCTGGGTCATGGTTGATGGTCAGTTGGTTCAGCAAGGTGATTATGCCAGCCTATCCCAGTCCGCCGGGCCATTTGCCCATCTGCTGGCCCAACGGCAAGGGGTGTTGTAA
- the trxB gene encoding thioredoxin-disulfide reductase, whose protein sequence is MSTAKHRKLLILGSGPAGYTAAVYAARANLNPLLITGMEKGGQLTTTTEVENWPGDPDELTGPLLMERMHAHATKFNTEIVFDHINRVDLQTRPFRLFGDSDEYTCDALIIATGASARYLGLPSEEAFKGKGVSACATCDGFFYRNQQVAVVGGGNTAVEEALYLSNIAAQVHLIHRRDSFRAEKILIDRLMAKVDSGNIVLHTNRTLDEVLGDEMGVTGVRLREATGEATEQLAVAGVFIAIGHSPNTAVFGDQLALENGYIKVQSGTQGNATQTSIPGVFAAGDVMDHIYRQAITSAGTGCMAALDAERYLDALTK, encoded by the coding sequence ATGAGCACTGCCAAACACCGTAAATTATTGATTCTGGGCTCAGGCCCGGCAGGCTATACCGCCGCAGTCTACGCTGCGCGGGCAAACTTAAATCCGTTACTGATCACCGGAATGGAAAAAGGTGGTCAGTTGACGACCACCACAGAAGTCGAAAACTGGCCGGGCGACCCGGATGAACTTACCGGGCCGTTATTGATGGAGCGTATGCACGCCCACGCCACCAAATTCAATACCGAAATTGTGTTTGATCACATCAACCGCGTTGACTTACAAACCCGCCCTTTCCGTCTGTTTGGCGACAGCGATGAATACACCTGTGATGCACTGATCATCGCCACCGGTGCATCGGCGCGTTATTTGGGTCTGCCTTCTGAAGAGGCCTTTAAAGGCAAAGGCGTTTCCGCATGCGCCACCTGTGACGGTTTTTTCTACCGTAATCAGCAAGTGGCCGTGGTCGGCGGTGGCAATACCGCCGTAGAAGAGGCGTTATACTTGTCTAATATCGCCGCGCAGGTGCATCTGATTCACCGCCGCGACAGCTTCCGTGCGGAAAAAATTCTGATTGACCGGCTGATGGCCAAAGTTGATAGCGGCAATATCGTGCTGCACACCAACCGTACGCTGGATGAAGTGTTGGGCGATGAAATGGGTGTCACCGGTGTGCGTCTGCGTGAGGCGACGGGTGAGGCTACAGAGCAGCTCGCCGTGGCCGGCGTATTCATCGCCATCGGCCATAGCCCGAATACTGCGGTGTTTGGCGATCAACTGGCGCTGGAGAACGGCTATATCAAAGTGCAGTCCGGCACTCAGGGAAATGCGACCCAAACCAGCATTCCGGGTGTGTTTGCCGCCGGAGATGTCATGGATCATATCTACCGTCAGGCTATCACCTCTGCCGGAACCGGTTGTATGGCGGCGCTGGATGCCGAACGTTATCTGGATGCTCTGACGAAATAA